The proteins below come from a single Mercenaria mercenaria strain notata chromosome 3, MADL_Memer_1, whole genome shotgun sequence genomic window:
- the LOC123524248 gene encoding uncharacterized protein LOC123524248 yields the protein MTKPTILFAAMLVSLVTNGYCRNDNHNALRFEKNPHFTFQGCMLRCLDKDLCCSCKESGKLSMNAAMVNDFSKTCAASDDDEKCSSRWVDSWMNVERSGASNCTVQGNVEKELNRCVRKCKGNPLSKPLDPYHPLHYPGHLSERSDLFSYTDPDFTEFCNDIRAGGILCTTYRHDSFTAGNTLCRSGNRCGYHGYKYSWCYVDFSKGWDYCCTGACGFEKGTSYMWCKAGSQWQYCGNAGKTDIQGRRCMTEYPCGMHQEDGKAGYYWCYVDMKKNWDRCCEPWDPCTPKGEIYSWCYTGYKRKTIWKKCRNCRE from the coding sequence ATGACGAAGCCGACTATTCTCTTTGCGGCCATGCTAGTTTCCTTGGTAACCAATGGTTACTGCAGAAACGACAATCACAACGCTTTGCGGTTTGAAAAGAATCCCCACTTCACGTTCCAAGGCTGCATGCTTCGTTGCTTAGATAAAGACCTGTGTTGCTCATGTAAGGAATCTGGCAAACTGTCGATGAATGCAGCAATGGTAAACGATTTCAGTAAAACATGTGCAGCCTCAGACGACGATGAGAAATGTTCTTCTAGATGGGTCGATTCCTGGATGAATGTTGAACGTAGTGGAGCCAGCAACTGCACTGTACAGGGCAATGTTGAGAAAGAACTTAACCGATGTGTTAGAAAGTGCAAAGGAAATCCCTTGTCGAAACCACTGGACCCTTATCACCCCTTACATTATCCAGGTCATCTCTCCGAACGTTCGGACCTTTTTAGCTACACTGATCCAGACTTCACCGAATTTTGCAACGACATTCGGGCGGGCGGTATTTTGTGTACGACCTACCGACACGACAGTTTTACCGCAGGCAACACACTCTGTCGCTCTGGGAATCGTTGcggttaccatggttacaaataTTCCTGGTGTTACGTCGATTTTAGTAAGGGCTGGGACTATTGTTGCACTGGAGCATGTGGATTTGAGAAAGGAACATCCTACATGTGGTGTAAAGCTGGAAGTCAGTGGCAGTATTGTGGAAATGCTGGCAAAACAGATATACAAGGTAGACGATGTATGACAGAGTATCCATGCGGAATGCATCAGGAAGATGGGAAAGCAGGTTATTACTGGTGTTACGTAGATATGAAAAAGAACTGGGATAGATGCTGCGAGCCGTGGGATCCCTGCACTCCGAAAGGTGAAATATACAGCTGGTGCTACACTGGATATAAGAGAAAAACGATCTGGAAAAAGTGTAGAAATTGCAGGGAATGA